From the Athene noctua chromosome 22, bAthNoc1.hap1.1, whole genome shotgun sequence genome, one window contains:
- the DRAXIN gene encoding draxin — MATSSTFSLFLCVLVLSDISLAVSLDAGTKLKNVPENNNHLQNQEMWVQQQPRSGHHHKHGLAKKERVHAMLSRGRPAAEESLRMGSGAPAVEELVAEGQPAALKQNKEVFLGFEFPYPERENQSPGSERGKKQNREHRRHSRRDRLKHHRGKTSDAGPSSLYKKPESFEEQFQNLQAEEATSLTPTMLLITALELAVSTEEPPVLPATSPRSQARLRQDGDVMPTLDMALFDWTDYEDLKPEMWPSAKKKEKRRSKSPNSGNETVTAEGEPCDHHLDCLPGSCCDLREHLCKPHNRGLNNKCYDDCMCTEGLRCYAKFHRNRRVTRRKGRCVEPESANGEQGSFINV; from the exons ATGGCAACTTCTTccactttctctcttttcctgtgTGTGCTGGTTCTTTCTGACATCAGCCTTGCTGTCTCCCTGGACGCTGGCACAAAGCTCAAAAATGTCCCTGAGAACAACAACCACCTTCAAAACCAAGAGATGTgggtgcagcagcagcccagAAGTGGGCACCACCACAAACATGGCTTGGCCAAGAAGGAGAGGGTCCATGCCATGCTTTCTAGAGGGCGGCCGGCTGCGGAAGAGTCCCTCAGAATGGGTAGCGGAGCTCCAGCTGTGGAAGAGCTGGTGGCAGAGGGACAGCCAGCAGCCCTGAAACAGAATAAGGAGGTATTCCTGGGTTTTGAGTTCCCATATCCTGAGAGGGAGAACCAGTCCCCTGGGTCtgagagagggaagaagcagAACCGAGAGCACCGGCGACACAGCCGCAGGGACAGGCTGAAACACCACAGAG GGAAGACTTCTGATGCTGGGCCAAGCTCCCTGTACAAGAAACCTGAAAGCTTTGAAGAACAGTTTCAAAACCTCCAAGCAGAGGAAGCTACAAGTCTGACTCCAACCATGCTTCTCATCACTGCACTGGAATTAGCTGTTTCCACAGAAGAGCCTCCTGTTCTTCCAGCCACATCACCACGGTCACAG GCCCGCCTCAGGCAAGATGGGGATGTGATGCCCACCCTAGATATGGCACTCTTTGACTGGACAGATTATGAGGATCTCAAACCAGAAATGTGGCCATCTGCTAAAAAGAAAG aaaaacGCCGCAGTAAGAGCCCAAACAGTGGAAATGAAACCGTGACAGCTGAAGGAGAGCCATGTGATCATCACCTTGACTGCCTCCCAG GCTCTTGCTGCGACTTGCGTGAACACCTCTGCAAACCACACAACCGAGGCCTTAACAACAAGTGTTACGATGACTGTATGTGCACTGAAG GGCTACGCTGTTATGCCAAATTCCACCGGAACCGAAGAGTGACCCGGAGGAAAGGGCGCTGCGTGGAGCCCGAATCAGCCAACGGAGAGCAGGGATCATTCATTAATGTTTAG